The genomic segment TCAATCAATGGTCTCTTCCACTTCCCACTGTAGTTGGGGTTCTTAATTTTCTGGCAATAGAAAAAgatggaaataattattttgtttaatttaatatattgaCAAACTTACACggaaaaaaaatccaaaaaccTTTGGCTCCCACGGACCCTTGTATTCAGAATTGGGAATGGTTGGTGCTGTCCACTCACCATCCTCCTCCTCATCCCAATCTTCTGGCTGCAATTAACAAGCAGTATATATAATACAGTAGTTACAAGAAATGCAGGAACAGAactttaattttaatataattaccTTTTTGGCATCAGGATCTGGAATCTCCTTCAGAATGTCATCATAACCCTGCATAGATAAATTTTAGTTTAGATATGTTGTAGGCATTTAACAAAATGAGATTCTCTTAGGCCACAATCCATTGTGGAATACTGTCAACTGATATGAAACTTAGGAAGTTAATATACCTCAGGCTTTTGGTCTTCAGGGTCAGGAATATATTCCTTATCATCCCAGTCTTCAGGCTGGCTCAAAATTCAGAGAATGGCAATATCAAAATTTATGGTACCAGAACAAAAATAATTCTGATGTATGACCACAACAGCGAACCTTCTTGGCCTCAGGATCCTTAATCTTCTTCGGAGGGAGAAGGTCCCAGTCAGAATACAAGCTACCAGATTGCTTCTCTATGTTGTCAACAAGGATGCTGTATGTAGCATCAGGACGGAGTATGAAAGTATAGACATGAGTCAGTTGGTCAGTTTCACATGGAACATCCTTCTTGATCAAGTGGTTTGTCCCATTGTATGTGAGAATAGCGTGGACTTTCTTAGTGCTGTAGCCACAGATGTCTGGTCCAAACATGATGCTGCAGCCAACCACGAAGTGCAATCATTCAGCAATAACTGGTACCGAAAAACAGAGGTACATAAAAAGACAGTAAGATACATAACCTGTAAGGAGTGTCGCCGCCAAATTTCTTCTGATCAACTTCACCACTAAGCAATTTCAGATATCCACCACCACAGTCAAGTTTCTGTTCATGCTTGACAGAAAACTGGAAAACTAAGGTCTTGCCCTTATTGCTGAGTTCAGGGAACTCAGCTGAGATGGCATAAAATCTATGGTCTTCACTGGTTTGAATACCTATAAGTCATGGAAAACATCAGCACTAGATGTTTAGTGTTTCGTTATTCACACAAATCCACGTTCTGCCATGTGCCCGTTATACAGTTAAATAATTACCTTTGTCATAGGGGTCTCCATTCCATTTGCCTGAGGTGTGATTCAACTCTCCAGCCATGTTATCATCTTTCTTCCAGTCAGATTTGACCCATCGACTCTCCCATCCATCTTTATAGTAGCCAAAGAAATTATGAGAATGCAACACAATCAAGGAAAAAGCTCAAGCAAGTAAATCCTTCCATTTGTAAACCATAACCAGACATTAACGATCATTAACCCTTTAATTACTCAGGAATAATAATCGTTTATCATCTACACATGAAGCATTATTATAACTGAAAATTATCAAACCCCTTAGGAAAAGCTCCAATTTGGCACCACTCAACAGATCTTAAAAGTATTTCGTCACAATAACTGCATTACATATCTACAGCCAGATTCTGTCTAGTTCAACCCCAGGACCCCAAACTAAACTACGCATAGAATCGATGATGCAACCATAATGGTGTTGACAAAGAGGTAGCACTTCATTCGATCCTCTGTCCCCGGACAAACTTCATCCCCTATGTTTCtaaatcaatccaacatattcGCGACAAAATGATGGATAAACTCCACGCCTAAATTAACATAAAATGAGAAAAACTATACCAGATCTACGTCAACCATATCAGTGATATGGTCATCGAAATTAATCGACAATAAAACAACAAGATCGCAGCAAAAAAAACATAAACCAAATCCGATAAGACAAAACATAATAAAAGCAACCGAAAATTAGCATAATGAAGCAAAATTCAGACAAAATAAATCAACTGTCTAAATGCAGTAACGGTACCATCGAAACGCTCTTCGAAGAACACTGCAGCAGAAGAAACCGCTACGAGTAGAGAAACAGCAATGGCTAGAGAGACAATATTAGGGTTCATTATAGGGAATATTCTTCGTGAAATCGCCGTAGCTGATCTCTGAAGTGAGCTCGAAATTTATAGGGGTAGGTAGAACTTTGACCAGCTGTTAACGCTCGCAGGTCGTCTTATTTTATgaacattaaatataaattaacgcTATTCAAAGATGAATTACATAAATATATGTTTATTaagttatattaaaattttgataaacaTTAAAAATGATACTTAATTTGATATTTGGAAAtaaagtaggtctcttgtgagacggttttacgaatttttatctgtgagacggtctcatgactatttttatgtgagacgggtcaaccctaccgatattaacaataaaaagtaatactcttagcataaaaagtaatattttttatagatgacccaaataagagattttgCCCACGAGATTgatccgtaagaccgtctcataagagttTGTTTTGGAAATAATCCTTTTGACTTATGAGGGAGTCATTTCAACAtcttaaattattatattatataatataatgttagtGTGTGTATTTCATATTTAGGGTTACATGTGTTTTCAGTTTTTACACGTTAAAAAAATTATCCAAAACAAGTTTTGCATAGAAACATTTTAGTTTAGTATTTTGAGAGTTTTGCTATACTGCACATCTACCGTGCACACTTTTATGAGCATCGATGAGGTGTCACCCACCCATTGGATGCGCAATTTGTCTATATTTAATCACATTCAATGAGTGAGTGTCACTTCATCGGTACTCACATAGGTGTGCAACATATCAAAACTCagtattttgatatatgatataattttttttgtaaataattAAATGTGATGAATATGAGTGAATggataaaaattattaaatatagatAGTGGactataatttatatatttggatgaataaaaaataaatgtgaGATTTATATCTTAGGAATGAAGCATTAGTGAATTGgattaaaatattgaaaatgatATTGATATTAGTAAAGTGAGAAAATATTGATTTTGGGGATGAATATAAAAATGGATTGAtagtatttaattattttgcatAAATGAATCTATACCCTAACAAATATTGGACGCGGATTGAATGGTTTATACTTCAATTcgaaagaaaaataataaaatgtttTCGTCAAATTAAATTTGGTTATTCaacaattatattaaaaatagcataaaatttaaatttaatttaaaaagaaataaaagtaGCACTTGAATAGGAGAAGAGATGGGCAAAACTGGTTCTATCACTACGAAAAATGAATGCCGGCCATGTTAAATAAAGAAAGCAGATGCATGAAATCGCCCTGTGAGAGCTTGGAGGATCGTTTTTCTTCAAAACCTCCTTGCTTCAAGATGCCCAAAACTTTGTCTTTAAAACCCGAGGTCTTTGTATCGCCATCGTCCATCTCCATCTCCATCTCCATCTCCATCTCATCGTCATCTTTTCCGTCTCCGTTGTCCATGTTCAAATCACCAAGAGTGTGTCCTAAAGCAGATACACAAGAGGCCATTTCAGCATCATTCGGAAATCCTTCTGGTGTAAGCTGCAGTGCCTGTAAAGTCTTGTAGTTCTTTTCCAGCATCGAAAGGACAGTCTTTTGCCTAAACAAAGAACCTAAAGTTTTGTTCTTTCTATTAAAACAGATTCGGACTAAACCATCCCATTCCTTGAAATTCACAGGAGGAAGTGGTTTCCTTGGTTCAATTCTAACTACGGAAGAGTCAACCTTGGGTGGTGGCCTAAAGTTGTTTCTTCCAATCTTCAGCAAGTGGTTAACCTGAGCCAATAGTTGAGTGTTCACAGAAAGACGACAATAGAGGGTATCACCAGGTTGAGCAACAAGCCTCATGGCAAATTCCCTTTGGAACATAATTACCGCGCACCTGAACAATGGACGGTGAGATAATAACTTGAAGGTAAGAGGAGAGGAAATTTGATACGGGATGTTTGCCACGCAAATGTCAAAGTATGGAAGATCACACTTTAAAACATCTCCTTGTATAACCTGCAGGAAGAATATTGAAATAATCGGTTTTGATCACTGCTTCAGAATTATGCTGCAGGTCACAAAGTGCCCAGAAACACCGAGCTAACACGAGATAACACAACGTAAGTCAAACAAATCGAGTATGACCTATTAATTCCAGTGCCTCGATTATTCATTTCAGAGGTTGAGGGTCCTATCAAATAAAGGTGAAAGAAGTAAAgctaaaaatatcaataatagaAAGAATTCAGTACAATCAGACAAAAATGTAAGCTCTAATTCATGCAGTGACATTCAGATATCCTAGTAACAGTTAAGACCGCTACTCTCTCAGTTCGAACAAGCACGGAATTTGGAGGATTCCGTTACCAAAACAAAGGATAGTTGACGAAAATTGGATTTCCAACTCTAAACACTAATAGAAAATTAACGCCAAGATGATTGAAGAGACAATTCTGAACTGAAATTGTTTTCCCACGGCAAAAATACTGCATTTATCCAAATTAGTGGATTACGAATATGGAAGAGTTCAATTCTAATTCCACTGAAAAAGCAAATAACTTTCAACATAATAATAACTCCATAATTagtttaccggtcagttcaattGAATTCTTCAGCAAATTTCTCGAACCTCCAGGGAAACAAAATACATGAGAACTAAAAACCAATCACAAAAAACAAATGCACGCCACAAAATGTTTGAAATAAAGATTCTCTCAAAACGAAAAAGGAATGCATTACAAACCTTCAATTGATTAGAAAACGGAGTTCCTTGAAAACGACGCTGTAACTCGAGAACCATACGAGGATCGAGCTCAACAGCCACGACGGATTTCCCAGCTTCAAGAAGCTTCTTCGTGAGATTACCCGTACCAGGACCAATCTCAAGGATGACGTCAGAAGACTTAATCCCGGATTTTTGAATAATCGAGTCGATCAACAGTGGGTTTTTCAGTATATGTTGGCCCTTCGACTTGTGAAAGGTGATTCCACCCTGAAAATGAGGACTCGACGCCGCCGCGGCTCCGCCCTTGTGGTACGGCCTCTCTCTCTTGATCTTGCCTCCCGCCATTAGAGAGGTGAAAACCTGAGTTATCTTTCTCCCCTTCGTCGACTGCGGGTGAATGAATTTCGGGAAGAAAGGGGTTTTTCTTTTTGGGCCACTCTGGACCAATCTTATTAACTGTACGTGGGCGGGCCCATTGAGTTAACCCAACAAGCATATATCCATTTGGCCCAAACCTCTCTGCTTTGTTGGTCCATTTCAAAGGAGaagatttaataataatataatataatataaattcataaattaaataaattatttctcaCTGAAATTAAAACATTATAGAAGAacaatattcatttttaattataaCTTTCTTCTAGCAGTTACCTATTTCATAACTAGTTGAATTGAGGCTAAGGTCAATTTTAAATGCACATGTATTTAGATTCAAGTACGATATTTCGtccaacatcgaattacgaaaATTAATATAGTTAATTAATCAAATTTTACGATGGTCTTCTATTGCAATTTGGGTTAAAAGAAATCAAGCTTAGAAAGTGCAATAAACTTTGTCAAATATTGTTTCCTTAATTGTGAATTATTAGACTTGATTATAGGCAATATAATAGGACATTGATGTCACACCACCGATATAAGATTGTATCGGCAACATTTGGACaataatgaattgattcatTCTTCATCGTTTCTTCTTTCATTTGTTTCAAGTTTAATATACGTTTTCATAAAATGTAGATGAATACGAAGCAGTACTTATGATAGTTCCTTATAGGGATATTTAGAAAAATGGACATGGtcagttatttattttttttttgaaaaataatctcTCCAAGTGTATTTGAAAATACACCGTAAAAGATCATTTTCGTGTTAGATAACAAAATACGCCTCATTGTAGAGTTTGTTTGCGTGGACTCGATGCGTGACTTTCTGAATAATTAATGTTGATTTTAGAATTATGTATTTGTGGTCTCAAACTAATATTTATAGAACTGCTTCTATTGAAATACATCAATTAGAAATTAGAAATGAAAATAAGTGTAGAGCATTTAGTTAATCTAAGATTggttaaattttcattttgaaaataaacCCCTAGCGTATTTCAACACACGAGGAGGGCCAGTTTTATAGTAAAAAAATTGATCAAATCTAAATAGCAAAATATCCTAAAAAAGAATACGGGAAACCAGAGACATTAAATTAAACTCAAGAAAATAGGACGAGTCGAAGCTTAACTTGATATAAATTTGTTAAAAATTATTAAGATTATCTGAACCATCAGGACACCAATTTCAAccagggcaaaaacttgtgtgagacggtctcaagggtcgtattttgtgagacggatctttatttgggtcatccatgaaa from the Primulina eburnea isolate SZY01 chromosome 3, ASM2296580v1, whole genome shotgun sequence genome contains:
- the LOC140826841 gene encoding ribosomal RNA small subunit methyltransferase-like — protein: MAGGKIKRERPYHKGGAAAASSPHFQGGITFHKSKGQHILKNPLLIDSIIQKSGIKSSDVILEIGPGTGNLTKKLLEAGKSVVAVELDPRMVLELQRRFQGTPFSNQLKVIQGDVLKCDLPYFDICVANIPYQISSPLTFKLLSHRPLFRCAVIMFQREFAMRLVAQPGDTLYCRLSVNTQLLAQVNHLLKIGRNNFRPPPKVDSSVVRIEPRKPLPPVNFKEWDGLVRICFNRKNKTLGSLFRQKTVLSMLEKNYKTLQALQLTPEGFPNDAEMASCVSALGHTLGDLNMDNGDGKDDDEMEMEMEMEMDDGDTKTSGFKDKVLGILKQGGFEEKRSSKLSQGDFMHLLSLFNMAGIHFS